One genomic window of Burkholderia diffusa includes the following:
- a CDS encoding NCS1 family nucleobase:cation symporter-1, whose protein sequence is MAQFSVAHDSAYPAGEGGEGGGPALPDGYSQRLYNEDLAPLKNQTWGAYNIFAFWMSDVHSVGGYVFAGSLFALGLTSWQVLIALIVGITIVNRLCNLIARPSQQIGVPYPVACRATFGVLGANVPAVIRGLIAIAWYGIQTYLASSALVIVVLKFFPQWLPYADVHHYGFLGLSAVGWAGFMLLWVLQALVFWNGMETIKKFIDFAGPAVYVVMFILAGYMVWRAGWRNIGINLGGVKYHGAEVIPVMITAVSLVVSYFSGPMLNFGDFSRYCRSFGDVKRGNFWGLPVNFLAFSLVTVITTAATLPVFGELITDPVETVGRIDHPTAVILGALTFTIATIGINIVANFVSPAFDFSNVAPRLISWRAGGMLAAVASIFITPWNLFNNPAVIHYTLDVLGAFIGPLYGVLIADFYLVKRGRLVRDDLYTMSERGTYWYTGGVNRRALAALLPAAVIAVICVMVPGWQAAANFSWFIGAGLGFVFYRLLVNTKA, encoded by the coding sequence ATGGCTCAGTTCAGTGTGGCGCACGACAGCGCGTATCCGGCGGGAGAAGGCGGCGAGGGCGGCGGCCCCGCGTTGCCGGACGGTTACAGTCAACGTTTGTACAACGAAGATTTGGCACCCCTTAAGAATCAGACGTGGGGCGCCTACAACATCTTCGCATTCTGGATGTCGGACGTGCACAGCGTCGGCGGCTACGTGTTCGCGGGCAGCCTGTTCGCACTCGGGCTGACGAGCTGGCAGGTGCTGATCGCGCTGATCGTCGGCATCACGATCGTGAACCGGCTGTGCAACCTGATCGCGCGGCCGAGCCAGCAGATCGGCGTGCCGTATCCGGTTGCGTGCCGCGCGACGTTCGGCGTGCTCGGCGCGAACGTGCCGGCCGTGATCCGCGGGCTGATCGCGATCGCGTGGTATGGCATCCAGACCTATCTCGCGTCCAGCGCGCTCGTGATCGTCGTGCTGAAGTTCTTTCCGCAATGGCTGCCGTACGCGGATGTTCACCACTACGGCTTTCTCGGGCTGTCGGCGGTCGGTTGGGCCGGCTTCATGCTGCTGTGGGTGCTGCAGGCGCTCGTGTTCTGGAACGGGATGGAGACGATCAAGAAATTCATCGACTTCGCGGGCCCGGCCGTCTACGTCGTGATGTTCATCCTGGCCGGCTACATGGTGTGGCGTGCGGGCTGGCGCAACATCGGCATCAACCTCGGCGGCGTCAAGTATCACGGCGCGGAGGTGATTCCGGTAATGATCACGGCCGTGTCGCTGGTCGTGTCGTACTTCTCCGGGCCGATGCTCAATTTCGGCGACTTCTCGCGCTACTGCCGCTCGTTCGGCGACGTGAAGCGCGGCAACTTCTGGGGGCTGCCGGTCAACTTCCTCGCGTTCTCGCTCGTCACGGTGATCACCACCGCCGCGACGCTTCCGGTGTTCGGCGAGCTCATCACCGATCCCGTCGAGACGGTCGGCCGCATCGATCATCCGACCGCCGTGATCCTCGGCGCGCTGACGTTCACGATCGCGACGATCGGCATCAACATCGTCGCGAACTTCGTATCGCCCGCGTTCGACTTCTCGAATGTCGCGCCGCGGCTGATCAGCTGGCGCGCGGGCGGCATGCTCGCGGCAGTCGCGTCGATCTTCATCACGCCGTGGAACCTGTTCAACAACCCGGCCGTGATCCACTACACGCTCGACGTGCTCGGCGCGTTCATCGGCCCGCTGTACGGCGTGCTGATCGCCGACTTCTACCTCGTCAAGCGCGGCCGCCTCGTGCGCGACGACCTGTACACGATGTCCGAGCGCGGCACCTACTGGTACACGGGCGGCGTGAACCGCCGCGCGCTCGCCGCGCTGCTGCCGGCCGCGGTGATTGCCGTCATCTGCGTGATGGTGCCGGGCTGGCAGGCCGCCGCGAACTTCTCGTGGTTCATCGGCGCGGGGCTCGGCTTCGTGTTCTACCGGCTGCTCGTGAACACGAAGGCATAA
- a CDS encoding GntR family transcriptional regulator has translation MQNMNDFDTHPSGAAGPEAIAERIRTAILEHRLAPGAKLTEAQLCDVFGVKRGTIRQALSQLAADKLVDLEPNRGAFVASPTLQDVHEVFEMRRIIELAVVERLATGPGAKRLKGVATLIDKERKAFERHDFAAWIRLSGEFHTALAALTGNATLCECLDGLVARSTLMSALYESHGRSPCSCDDHDEILAALEAGDSKRAVTLMAHHLQHVELKMLDRPAQGQVDLREVFGGA, from the coding sequence ATGCAGAACATGAACGACTTCGATACCCATCCGTCCGGCGCTGCCGGTCCCGAAGCGATCGCCGAGCGGATCCGCACGGCGATCCTCGAGCATCGGCTCGCGCCCGGCGCGAAGCTGACGGAGGCGCAGCTCTGCGACGTGTTCGGCGTGAAGCGCGGGACGATCCGGCAGGCGCTCTCGCAGCTCGCGGCCGACAAGCTGGTCGATCTCGAGCCGAACCGCGGCGCGTTCGTCGCGAGTCCGACGCTGCAGGACGTGCACGAGGTATTCGAGATGCGACGGATCATCGAGCTGGCCGTCGTCGAGCGGCTCGCGACGGGGCCGGGCGCGAAGCGGCTGAAGGGCGTTGCCACGCTGATCGACAAGGAACGCAAGGCGTTCGAGCGGCACGACTTCGCGGCGTGGATCCGCCTGTCGGGCGAATTCCACACGGCGCTCGCGGCGCTGACGGGAAACGCGACGCTCTGCGAGTGCCTCGACGGGCTCGTTGCCCGCTCGACGTTGATGTCGGCGCTGTATGAATCGCACGGACGCAGCCCGTGCTCGTGCGACGACCATGACGAGATCCTGGCCGCGCTGGAAGCGGGCGATTCGAAGCGGGCGGTGACGCTGATGGCGCACCACCTGCAGCATGTCGAACTGAAGATGCTGGACCGGCCCGCGCAAGGGCAGGTCGATTTGCGCGAAGTGTTCGGCGGCGCCTGA
- the ldcA gene encoding muramoyltetrapeptide carboxypeptidase, producing MSIQPAASYTIRLLAPSGYPHDPDAINRALERLSGAQHRIDNIEATQRRFQRFGGTDGERAGDLNRLADPERALPDIALAVRGGYGAARILHGLDYRGLERRLRDQPIALVGHSDFTAIQLALYAKARIKTFGGPMLSADFGAETPSDFTMQHFWRTLSQPSTTIIAEAPQVQTVNVTGTLWGGNLAILTSLVGTPYMPDIEGGILFVEDVNEQPFRIERMIYQLHLSGVIARQQALVLGQFTGARPFEYDNGYDMQAMIDQVRSVVGIPVITGLQFGHVPDLLTLPFGAQAQLVANAHGFRLTLSDYPHLG from the coding sequence ATGTCCATCCAGCCCGCTGCGTCCTACACCATCCGCCTGCTGGCGCCGTCCGGCTATCCGCACGACCCCGACGCGATCAACCGCGCGCTCGAACGCCTGAGCGGCGCGCAACATCGCATCGACAACATCGAGGCGACACAGCGCCGCTTCCAGCGATTCGGCGGCACCGACGGCGAGCGCGCCGGCGATCTGAACCGCCTCGCGGATCCGGAGCGCGCGCTGCCGGACATCGCACTCGCGGTACGCGGCGGCTACGGCGCCGCGCGCATCCTGCACGGGCTCGACTATCGCGGGCTCGAGCGACGCCTGCGCGACCAGCCGATCGCGCTCGTCGGCCACAGCGACTTCACCGCGATCCAGCTCGCGCTGTACGCGAAGGCGCGCATCAAGACTTTCGGCGGGCCGATGCTGTCGGCCGACTTCGGCGCGGAAACGCCGAGCGACTTCACGATGCAGCACTTCTGGCGGACGCTGTCGCAGCCGAGCACGACGATCATCGCCGAGGCGCCGCAGGTGCAGACCGTGAACGTGACGGGCACGCTGTGGGGCGGCAACCTGGCGATCCTCACGTCGCTCGTCGGCACGCCGTACATGCCCGACATCGAGGGCGGCATCCTGTTCGTCGAGGACGTCAACGAGCAGCCGTTCCGGATCGAACGGATGATCTACCAGTTGCACCTGTCGGGCGTGATCGCGCGCCAGCAGGCGCTCGTGCTCGGCCAGTTCACGGGCGCGCGGCCGTTCGAGTACGACAACGGCTACGACATGCAGGCGATGATCGACCAGGTGCGCTCGGTGGTCGGCATTCCGGTCATCACGGGGCTGCAGTTCGGTCACGTGCCCGACCTGCTGACACTGCCGTTCGGCGCGCAGGCGCAGCTCGTCGCGAATGCGCACGGTTTCCGGCTCACGCTGTCGGACTATCCGCATCTCGGCTGA
- the tadA gene encoding tRNA adenosine(34) deaminase TadA, translated as MSADALHDAAAESAADCDSPVPEAAPVSARDLHFMRLAQAAAEEARAAGEVPVGAVLVRGDEVIARGFNHPIGGHDPSAHAEMAALRMAAQHLQNYRMPGCELYVTLEPCLMCAGAIMHARIARVVYGAADPKTGACGSVIDAFANPQLNHHTDVTGGVLADECGAALKSFFAERRRALREARLARDTESGAP; from the coding sequence GTGAGCGCCGACGCGCTGCACGACGCGGCAGCCGAATCGGCTGCTGATTGCGATTCTCCCGTTCCCGAAGCCGCGCCCGTGTCCGCCCGCGACCTGCATTTCATGCGGCTCGCGCAGGCCGCGGCCGAAGAGGCGCGCGCGGCCGGCGAAGTGCCGGTCGGCGCGGTGCTCGTGCGCGGCGACGAAGTGATTGCGCGCGGCTTCAACCATCCGATCGGCGGGCACGACCCGTCGGCCCACGCGGAAATGGCCGCGCTGCGCATGGCCGCGCAGCATCTGCAGAATTACCGGATGCCCGGCTGCGAGCTGTACGTGACGCTCGAGCCGTGCCTGATGTGCGCGGGCGCGATCATGCATGCGCGCATCGCGCGAGTCGTCTACGGCGCCGCCGATCCGAAAACGGGCGCGTGCGGCAGCGTGATCGACGCGTTCGCGAATCCGCAGCTCAACCACCATACCGACGTGACGGGCGGCGTGCTCGCCGACGAGTGCGGCGCCGCGCTGAAGTCGTTCTTCGCGGAGCGCCGTCGCGCGCTGCGTGAAGCGCGACTCGCCCGCGACACCGAATCCGGCGCACCGTAA
- a CDS encoding DnaJ family domain-containing protein — protein sequence MRLLDALVEQRIAAAAARGEFDDLPGTGAPQALDDDLLVPEEVRVANRILKNAGFVPPAVEQLRALRNLQDELQAVSDRAARCRLQAKMLALDMALESLRGGPMVMPRDYCRRIAERLCERALDDAPAEAGPM from the coding sequence ATGAGATTGCTTGATGCACTGGTCGAACAACGCATTGCCGCTGCTGCCGCGCGGGGCGAGTTCGACGATTTGCCGGGTACCGGCGCGCCGCAGGCGCTGGATGACGACCTGCTCGTACCCGAGGAGGTGCGGGTGGCCAACCGTATCCTGAAGAATGCGGGCTTCGTGCCGCCGGCCGTCGAGCAACTGCGCGCGCTGCGCAACCTGCAGGACGAACTGCAGGCGGTCAGTGATCGTGCCGCGCGCTGTCGGCTGCAGGCGAAGATGCTCGCCCTCGACATGGCGCTCGAATCGCTGCGCGGCGGCCCGATGGTGATGCCGCGCGATTATTGCCGACGCATTGCGGAACGTCTGTGCGAGCGCGCGCTCGACGACGCGCCCGCCGAAGCGGGGCCGATGTGA
- a CDS encoding MFS transporter: MPDSRYRWVIVAAGGLMGCIAIGAMFSLPVFLRAIVRDTGWSMTGTSAAMTLGFIAMAFASIGWGSLSDRIGTRAVVVIGAILLSASLALASRAPSLLTFQLIFGLAVGSATAAVFAPMMACVTGWFDTHRSLAVSLVSAGMGMAPMTMSPLAAWLVSSHGWRTSMLLIAALAAAVMIPASLLVRRAPALDGPHAEPAPAGGPAPLSVGGALRSPQFIVLLLTNFFCCATHSGPIFHTVSYAVTCGIPLIVAVSIYSVEGLAGMGGRIAFGLLGDRLGAKRMLVAGLLAQALGALGYYFVRTLDGFYAVATLFGFIYAGVMPLYAVLARENFPLRMMGTVIGGCAMAGSLGMAAGPVAGGLIVDALGSYGWLYLGSFAIGIGAFLVAMIFRPFPKARSQAVAA, from the coding sequence ATGCCAGATTCCCGCTATCGCTGGGTGATCGTCGCCGCGGGCGGCCTGATGGGCTGCATCGCGATCGGCGCGATGTTTTCGCTGCCGGTGTTCCTGCGGGCCATCGTACGCGACACCGGCTGGTCGATGACCGGCACTTCCGCCGCGATGACGCTCGGCTTCATCGCGATGGCCTTCGCGAGCATCGGCTGGGGCAGCCTGTCGGACCGGATCGGCACGCGCGCGGTGGTCGTGATAGGCGCCATTCTGCTGTCGGCGAGCCTGGCGCTTGCGAGCCGCGCGCCGTCGCTGCTCACGTTCCAGCTGATTTTCGGACTGGCCGTCGGCAGTGCGACGGCCGCGGTGTTCGCGCCGATGATGGCCTGCGTGACGGGCTGGTTCGACACGCACCGCAGCCTCGCGGTGTCGCTGGTGTCGGCCGGCATGGGCATGGCGCCGATGACGATGTCACCGCTCGCGGCGTGGCTCGTGTCGAGTCACGGCTGGCGCACGTCGATGCTGTTGATCGCCGCGCTCGCGGCCGCCGTCATGATTCCGGCATCGCTGCTCGTGCGCCGCGCTCCCGCGCTCGACGGGCCGCACGCCGAGCCGGCGCCGGCCGGCGGGCCCGCGCCGCTGTCGGTCGGCGGCGCGCTGCGTTCGCCGCAGTTCATCGTGCTGCTGTTGACCAACTTCTTCTGCTGCGCGACGCATTCCGGGCCGATCTTCCATACGGTCAGCTATGCGGTGACGTGCGGGATTCCGTTGATCGTCGCGGTGTCGATCTACAGCGTCGAAGGGCTCGCCGGCATGGGCGGCCGCATCGCGTTCGGGCTGCTGGGCGACCGCCTTGGCGCGAAGCGCATGCTGGTGGCGGGGCTGCTCGCGCAGGCGCTCGGTGCGCTCGGCTACTACTTCGTGCGCACGCTCGACGGGTTCTACGCGGTCGCGACGCTGTTCGGCTTCATCTATGCGGGCGTGATGCCGCTCTATGCGGTGCTCGCGCGCGAAAACTTCCCGCTGCGGATGATGGGCACCGTGATCGGCGGCTGCGCGATGGCCGGCAGTCTCGGGATGGCGGCCGGGCCGGTCGCGGGCGGCTTGATCGTCGACGCGCTGGGCAGTTACGGCTGGCTGTACCTTGGATCGTTCGCGATCGGCATAGGCGCGTTTCTCGTCGCGATGATATTCCGGCCGTTTCCGAAGGCTCGGTCGCAAGCGGTCGCCGCATGA
- a CDS encoding GntR family transcriptional regulator, with protein MTPLNVVPLSATPLYVQIKDTLRARILDGTYAPHSRMPSEHELCAMFDVSRITVRQALGDLQKEGLLFRLHGKGTFVSKPKAFQNVTSLQGFAEAMSSMGYEIVNQLRSFRIVKADRHLATKLNVQEGAPLVEIHRVRLLNREPVSLEQTWVPEALGKRLAGADLVTRDIFLILENDCGVPLGHADMSIDAILADDEIVDALRVEESSPVLRIERLTHDASGAPIDYEHLYFRGDAFQYRLRIDRQKMHQPLRNPQ; from the coding sequence ATGACCCCACTCAACGTCGTGCCGCTGTCGGCGACCCCGCTCTATGTGCAGATCAAGGACACACTGCGCGCACGCATCCTCGACGGTACATATGCGCCGCACAGCCGGATGCCGTCCGAGCACGAACTCTGCGCGATGTTCGACGTGAGCCGCATCACGGTGCGCCAGGCGCTCGGCGACCTGCAAAAGGAAGGCCTGTTGTTCAGGCTGCACGGCAAGGGCACGTTCGTGTCGAAGCCGAAGGCGTTCCAGAACGTGACATCGCTGCAGGGCTTCGCCGAGGCGATGTCGTCGATGGGCTACGAGATCGTCAACCAGTTGCGCAGCTTTCGCATCGTGAAGGCCGACCGCCATCTCGCGACGAAGCTGAACGTGCAGGAAGGCGCGCCGCTCGTCGAGATCCATCGCGTGCGGCTGCTGAACCGCGAGCCGGTGTCGCTCGAGCAGACGTGGGTGCCCGAGGCGCTCGGCAAGCGGCTCGCGGGCGCCGATCTCGTCACCCGTGACATCTTCCTGATTCTCGAAAACGACTGCGGCGTGCCGCTCGGCCACGCCGACATGTCGATCGACGCGATCCTTGCCGACGATGAAATCGTCGACGCGCTGCGCGTCGAGGAGAGCAGCCCCGTGCTGCGGATCGAGCGCCTGACGCACGACGCGTCCGGTGCGCCAATCGACTACGAACACCTGTACTTCCGCGGCGACGCCTTCCAGTACCGGCTGCGCATCGATCGGCAGAAGATGCACCAACCATTGAGGAATCCACAATGA
- a CDS encoding fumarate reductase/succinate dehydrogenase flavoprotein subunit, protein MNTHVLEYDIVVVGGGTAGPMAAIKAKERDPSLRVLLLEKANVKRSGAISMGMDGLNNAVIPGHATPEQYTREITIANDGIVDQEAVYAYAAHSFATIEQLDRWGVKFEKDGTGDYAVKKVHHMGSYVLPMPEGHDIKKVLYRQLKRARIAITNRIVATRVLTDAHGRASGVLGFDCRTADFHVIRAKAVILCCGAAGRLGLPASGYLMGTYENPTNAGDGYAMAYHAGAALANLECFQINPLIKDYNGPACAYVTGPLGGFTANGKGERFIECDYWSGQMMWEFHQELQSGNGPVFLKLDHLAEETIQTIEQILHTNERPSRGRFHAGRGTDYRHQMVEMHISEIGLCSGHSASGVYVNARAETTVPGLYAAGDMAAVPHNYMLGAFTYGWFAGQNAADYVAGRDHAPVDDEQVAAERTRVLAPLTRERGLAPAQVEYKLRRMVNDYLQPPKVTRKMEIGLRRFDGIIEDIEELKANNPHELMRAAEVCAIRDCAEMAARASLFRTESRWGLYHHRVDFPHRNDAEWFCHTWLRKDADGTMRSEKRPVEPYVVPLADDERSAYAHLRIREPAAVAATL, encoded by the coding sequence ATGAACACCCATGTACTCGAATACGACATCGTCGTGGTCGGCGGCGGCACGGCCGGGCCGATGGCGGCGATCAAGGCGAAGGAGCGCGATCCGTCGCTGCGCGTGCTGCTGCTGGAGAAGGCCAACGTGAAACGCAGCGGCGCGATCTCGATGGGCATGGACGGCCTGAACAACGCGGTGATTCCCGGCCACGCGACGCCCGAGCAGTACACGCGCGAGATCACGATCGCCAACGACGGGATCGTCGATCAGGAAGCCGTGTACGCGTATGCGGCACACAGCTTCGCGACGATCGAGCAGCTCGACCGCTGGGGCGTGAAGTTCGAAAAGGACGGCACCGGCGACTACGCGGTGAAGAAGGTTCACCACATGGGTTCGTACGTGCTGCCGATGCCGGAAGGACACGACATCAAGAAGGTGCTGTACCGGCAGTTGAAACGCGCGCGCATCGCGATCACGAACCGGATCGTCGCCACGCGCGTGCTGACCGACGCACACGGCCGCGCGAGCGGCGTGCTCGGCTTCGACTGCCGCACGGCCGATTTTCACGTGATCCGCGCGAAGGCCGTGATCCTGTGCTGCGGCGCGGCCGGCCGTCTCGGGCTGCCGGCGTCCGGCTACCTGATGGGCACGTACGAGAACCCGACCAATGCCGGCGACGGGTATGCGATGGCGTACCACGCGGGCGCCGCGCTCGCCAACCTCGAATGCTTCCAGATCAATCCGCTGATCAAGGACTACAACGGCCCGGCCTGCGCGTACGTGACGGGCCCGCTCGGCGGCTTCACCGCGAACGGCAAGGGCGAGCGCTTCATCGAGTGCGACTACTGGAGCGGCCAGATGATGTGGGAGTTCCATCAGGAACTGCAAAGCGGCAACGGCCCGGTGTTCCTGAAGCTCGACCATCTCGCGGAAGAAACGATCCAGACGATCGAGCAGATTCTGCACACGAACGAGCGGCCGAGCCGCGGCCGCTTCCATGCGGGCCGAGGCACCGACTATCGGCACCAGATGGTCGAGATGCACATCTCCGAGATCGGCTTGTGCAGCGGCCACAGTGCGTCCGGCGTGTACGTGAATGCCCGTGCGGAAACGACGGTGCCGGGGCTCTACGCAGCCGGCGACATGGCGGCCGTCCCGCACAACTACATGCTCGGCGCGTTTACCTACGGCTGGTTCGCCGGGCAGAACGCAGCCGACTACGTGGCCGGCCGCGATCACGCGCCTGTGGACGACGAACAGGTCGCGGCCGAACGCACCCGCGTGCTCGCGCCGCTCACGCGCGAACGCGGTCTCGCGCCGGCGCAGGTCGAATACAAGCTGCGTCGCATGGTGAACGATTACCTGCAACCGCCGAAGGTCACGCGCAAGATGGAAATCGGCCTCCGGCGTTTTGACGGAATCATTGAGGATATCGAAGAACTTAAGGCGAACAACCCGCACGAGCTAATGCGAGCGGCGGAGGTGTGCGCGATTCGCGACTGCGCCGAAATGGCCGCGCGTGCGTCGCTGTTCCGTACCGAGAGCCGCTGGGGGCTGTATCACCACCGCGTCGATTTTCCGCATCGCAACGACGCCGAATGGTTCTGCCATACCTGGCTGCGCAAAGATGCCGACGGCACGATGCGCAGCGAGAAACGACCGGTCGAGCCTTACGTCGTGCCGCTCGCCGACGACGAACGCAGCGCCTACGCGCACCTGCGCATCCGCGAACCGGCCGCCGTCGCGGCCACCCTCTGA
- a CDS encoding 4Fe-4S dicluster domain-containing protein, translated as MPHTPHDIFLRSSAPVTIDEDRCIADKGCTVCVDVCPLDLLAIDVTKGKAYMQFDECWYCMPCERDCPTGAVKVDIPYLLR; from the coding sequence GTGCCCCATACCCCGCACGACATCTTCCTGCGCAGCAGCGCGCCCGTGACGATCGACGAGGATCGGTGCATTGCCGACAAGGGCTGCACCGTCTGCGTCGACGTGTGCCCGCTCGACCTGCTCGCGATCGACGTGACCAAAGGCAAGGCCTACATGCAGTTCGATGAATGCTGGTACTGCATGCCGTGCGAACGCGACTGCCCGACCGGCGCGGTCAAGGTCGACATCCCGTACCTGTTGCGCTGA
- a CDS encoding HEAT repeat domain-containing protein, giving the protein MTASSPAFPRPGAHDPGHASLIARAAASDASVRRIALLELDDLEDPGLVPIFVTALRADPSADVRREAARVLAAWEQPDVVDALCHALLDADDDVRATAAQSLSELKDVTSGAVLCRWAERAEPFVCGAALRGLRELRDPQAFAPALRALDAPTPAVRAEAVAVLGWLKDVRALAPLARVATNDTHANVRRLAAGAIGFAAPNEAAVVTALLTALRDAEWQVREEAAATLGKLRVATARTPLVAALEDDYWQVRLRAVRALGQLRDAAAAPAVAALLSHAIGNLRKEAALALGELRDPATLPALHDALNDRDPEVRKAVRIAVAQIGADAR; this is encoded by the coding sequence ATGACCGCTTCTTCCCCTGCCTTCCCACGGCCCGGCGCGCACGATCCCGGCCACGCTTCGCTCATTGCGCGTGCGGCCGCATCTGATGCATCGGTGCGCCGCATTGCGCTGCTCGAGCTCGACGATCTCGAGGATCCCGGTCTCGTGCCGATCTTCGTCACGGCACTGCGCGCCGATCCGTCCGCCGATGTGCGCCGCGAAGCCGCACGCGTGCTGGCCGCGTGGGAACAGCCCGACGTCGTCGATGCGCTGTGCCACGCACTGCTCGACGCCGACGACGATGTGCGTGCCACCGCTGCGCAAAGTCTGTCCGAATTGAAGGATGTCACGTCCGGCGCCGTGCTGTGCCGCTGGGCCGAACGCGCCGAGCCATTCGTGTGCGGCGCAGCGCTGCGCGGCTTGCGCGAATTGCGCGACCCTCAGGCATTCGCACCGGCGCTGCGCGCGCTCGACGCGCCGACGCCGGCCGTGCGCGCCGAGGCCGTCGCCGTACTCGGCTGGCTGAAGGACGTGCGCGCGCTGGCGCCGCTCGCACGCGTCGCGACGAACGATACTCACGCGAACGTACGACGCCTCGCGGCAGGTGCGATCGGATTCGCGGCGCCAAACGAAGCGGCCGTCGTAACCGCGTTGCTCACGGCATTGCGCGACGCCGAATGGCAGGTGCGCGAGGAAGCGGCCGCGACGCTCGGCAAGCTGCGCGTCGCGACCGCACGCACACCGCTCGTCGCCGCACTCGAAGACGACTACTGGCAGGTGCGCTTGCGCGCGGTGCGTGCGCTCGGGCAGTTGCGCGACGCCGCCGCAGCCCCGGCCGTCGCCGCACTGCTGTCGCATGCGATCGGCAACCTTCGGAAGGAAGCGGCGCTCGCGCTCGGCGAATTGCGCGACCCCGCGACGCTGCCCGCGCTGCATGATGCGCTGAACGATCGCGATCCCGAAGTACGCAAGGCCGTGCGGATCGCCGTTGCGCAGATCGGAGCAGACGCTCGATGA
- a CDS encoding gamma-butyrobetaine hydroxylase-like domain-containing protein: MIAPTEILLDHAAQALTLRWPDGDMQRIGYVRLRSDRPCAACRKIRIDGGRVAALPGVKLDGVEAAGYGIRLLFGDGHARGIYPWPYLAQLGCDDADARAASHDVPASRQPAN, from the coding sequence ATGATTGCGCCGACCGAAATCCTCCTCGACCATGCGGCGCAGGCATTGACGCTGCGCTGGCCGGACGGCGACATGCAACGAATCGGCTATGTGCGATTGCGCAGCGATCGCCCGTGCGCCGCGTGCCGGAAGATCCGGATCGATGGCGGCCGGGTCGCCGCGCTGCCGGGCGTGAAGCTGGACGGCGTGGAAGCTGCCGGTTACGGCATCCGCCTGCTGTTCGGCGATGGTCACGCACGCGGGATCTACCCGTGGCCGTATCTGGCGCAACTCGGGTGCGACGACGCCGATGCCCGCGCCGCGTCGCACGACGTGCCGGCATCCCGCCAGCCCGCAAACTGA
- a CDS encoding 2'-5' RNA ligase family protein, whose protein sequence is MIQLTLPGFDSRPPTAEHRFFFATMPDAETATRLAGIARQLHGGKPPKSAVLRAERLHVTLYPLGDFAYVPGATLARACAAAGRIDAPPLRVTFDEVVSFNGRPGHCPLVLTGSAGLHALIAFQQRLRVALGEAGLRVSSTRFTPHVTLLYGERRLGRYTIEPISWTVFDFVLIHSWLGRTHYDVIGHWPLTARSPAA, encoded by the coding sequence GTGATTCAGCTGACACTCCCCGGCTTCGACTCGCGTCCGCCGACTGCCGAGCACCGCTTTTTCTTCGCGACGATGCCGGACGCGGAAACGGCCACGCGCCTTGCCGGAATCGCCCGGCAACTGCATGGCGGGAAGCCACCGAAAAGCGCGGTGCTGCGTGCGGAACGGCTGCATGTCACGCTGTATCCGCTGGGCGACTTTGCTTACGTGCCAGGCGCCACCCTCGCACGCGCGTGCGCCGCGGCCGGCCGTATCGATGCGCCGCCGCTTCGCGTGACCTTCGATGAGGTCGTCAGCTTCAACGGCCGACCGGGCCATTGCCCGCTGGTACTCACGGGCAGCGCAGGACTGCACGCGTTGATCGCATTTCAACAACGGCTGCGCGTCGCCCTCGGAGAAGCAGGTTTGCGTGTTTCGAGCACTCGTTTCACGCCCCATGTGACGTTGCTGTACGGTGAACGCCGGCTCGGTCGGTACACGATCGAACCGATCTCCTGGACCGTGTTCGACTTCGTGTTGATCCACAGTTGGCTCGGCAGGACGCACTACGACGTAATCGGGCACTGGCCACTGACGGCGCGCAGTCCCGCCGCTTGA